A DNA window from Campylobacter anatolicus contains the following coding sequences:
- the panC gene encoding pantoate--beta-alanine ligase gives MQVLKSVKELKEFVSTAHDEIGFVPTMGALHAGHESLIKRCVSENNVSIVSTFVNPTQFLPGEDLDRYPRTESSDIAMCERNGVTAIFIPDSREIYNDTEPLIIAPKKLSTILEGKTRPGHFDGVLMVLTKLFNLTRARRVYMGKKDAQQLVIVQNMVKSMFLNLEIVPCEIVRESDGLALSSRNVYISDEDKCNALRLSRSLNNALNLIKSGELDVSEIKANMLNTLEPLQVDYVAVVDREFNEISKIKPNESIILVAAMVGKTRLIDNIWV, from the coding sequence ATGCAGGTATTAAAAAGTGTAAAAGAGCTTAAGGAATTTGTATCAACCGCACATGATGAGATAGGATTTGTGCCAACTATGGGGGCATTACATGCTGGACATGAGAGTCTTATAAAACGCTGTGTGAGCGAAAATAATGTGAGTATCGTCTCAACTTTTGTCAATCCAACTCAGTTTTTACCAGGAGAGGACTTAGATAGATATCCACGTACCGAGAGTAGTGACATAGCGATGTGTGAGAGAAATGGCGTTACGGCGATATTTATCCCAGATAGTAGAGAAATTTATAACGATACAGAGCCGCTTATAATAGCACCTAAAAAACTATCAACCATACTTGAAGGCAAGACACGCCCAGGGCATTTTGATGGCGTTTTGATGGTGCTGACAAAGCTATTTAACTTAACTCGTGCAAGACGTGTGTATATGGGCAAAAAGGACGCCCAACAGCTTGTCATCGTGCAAAATATGGTAAAAAGTATGTTTTTAAATTTAGAAATTGTGCCGTGTGAGATCGTGCGTGAGTCTGATGGTTTGGCACTTTCAAGTCGTAATGTATATATAAGTGATGAGGATAAATGCAATGCATTGCGTCTATCTCGTTCGCTAAATAATGCGTTAAATTTGATAAAAAGTGGCGAACTTGATGTGAGCGAGATAAAGGCAAATATGCTAAATACACTTGAACCACTTCAGGTTGATTATGTTGCGGTAGTGGATCGTGAGTTTAATGAAATTTCAAAGATAAAGCCAAATGAGAGCATTATCCTAGTAGCGGCAATGGTTGGCAAAACACGCTTGATAGATAATATATGGGTGTAA
- a CDS encoding M48 family metallopeptidase: MRKTKTIFIDFNGYDVVLNFKPNVKNIRLKVSKDSKVSVSLPYYYTQKMAVKFLSLYEHWIVKTCNKILSTQLKDDEFAYLGKIYKLKFDESVDSVKFEDGIINATSQKELEKFQKTKAREIFTEFITKFSPLINKPIKRISVRKMQTRWGSCNSYKGYINLNINLLAKKPHLIEYVVLHELTHLIYPHHKSSFYKFIADIMPDFRKRELELNGIG; encoded by the coding sequence ATGCGTAAAACTAAGACAATATTTATAGACTTTAATGGTTACGATGTGGTTTTAAATTTCAAGCCAAATGTAAAAAACATACGTCTAAAAGTCAGCAAAGATAGTAAAGTCTCTGTCAGTCTACCCTATTACTATACGCAAAAAATGGCAGTTAAGTTTTTAAGTCTATACGAGCATTGGATAGTCAAAACTTGCAATAAAATTTTAAGTACGCAACTAAAAGATGATGAATTTGCCTATCTTGGAAAAATTTATAAGCTTAAATTTGACGAGAGTGTAGATAGTGTAAAATTTGAAGATGGTATAATTAATGCAACCTCACAAAAAGAGCTTGAAAAATTTCAAAAGACAAAGGCTCGTGAGATATTTACTGAATTTATAACTAAATTCTCACCGCTGATAAATAAGCCGATAAAACGCATAAGTGTGAGAAAAATGCAAACTCGATGGGGTAGTTGCAACTCATACAAAGGCTATATAAATTTAAATATCAATCTACTCGCAAAAAAGCCACATCTGATAGAGTATGTCGTCCTGCACGAGCTAACACACTTGATCTACCCACACCATAAGTCAAGCTTTTATAAATTTATAGCCGACATTATGCCTGATTTTAGGAAACGCGAACTAGAACTAAATGGTATAGGTTAA
- the prfB gene encoding peptide chain release factor 2 — MDSYEYTELLKKLSSKVENIGSIIKPESIKARLKEIETLEHDENFWQDIAAAGAIGKEKTKITNMLNKFNHVKAAVDDAYELYELANSENDEETINSLFDDANTLEEKITSLEISMLLSGEDDNKNAIVTIHPGAGGTESNDWASMLYRMYLRFCEREGFKVETLDFQEGDEAGLKDVSFIVKGENAYGYLKTENGIHRLVRTSPFDSAGRRHTSFTSVMVSPEIDDDIQIEIDEKDLKIDTYRASGAGGQHVNKTESAIRITHAPTGIVVQCQNDRSQHKNRATAMKMLKSRLYELELMKQQEATANTPKSEIGWGHQIRSYVLFPYQQVKDNRSNLAYSQTDAILDGDIKKLIEGVLISQKSGE; from the coding sequence TTGGATAGTTACGAATACACCGAACTTTTAAAAAAGCTAAGCTCAAAGGTAGAAAATATCGGCTCTATCATCAAACCTGAAAGTATCAAAGCAAGGCTAAAAGAGATAGAAACGTTAGAACACGATGAAAATTTTTGGCAGGATATAGCAGCCGCAGGAGCTATCGGCAAAGAAAAGACAAAGATAACAAATATGCTTAATAAATTTAACCATGTTAAAGCTGCCGTAGATGATGCTTATGAGCTTTATGAGTTAGCAAATTCCGAAAATGATGAAGAGACGATAAACTCACTATTTGATGATGCTAATACACTTGAAGAAAAGATAACAAGTTTAGAGATTTCTATGCTACTTAGTGGTGAAGATGATAATAAAAACGCCATCGTTACCATACACCCAGGAGCTGGCGGAACAGAGAGCAACGACTGGGCGAGTATGCTTTATCGTATGTATCTACGTTTTTGCGAACGTGAAGGTTTTAAAGTAGAAACGCTTGATTTTCAAGAAGGCGATGAAGCTGGGTTAAAAGATGTGAGCTTTATCGTTAAAGGTGAGAATGCATATGGGTATTTAAAGACCGAAAATGGCATACACCGTCTTGTTCGCACTAGCCCTTTCGATAGTGCAGGACGTCGCCATACAAGTTTTACAAGCGTTATGGTAAGTCCTGAAATAGATGATGATATACAGATTGAGATAGATGAAAAAGATCTAAAAATAGACACTTATCGTGCTAGTGGTGCAGGCGGTCAACACGTAAATAAAACTGAGAGTGCAATACGTATAACTCACGCTCCAACAGGCATAGTCGTGCAATGTCAAAATGATAGAAGTCAGCACAAAAACCGAGCCACTGCTATGAAAATGTTAAAATCAAGGCTGTATGAGCTAGAGTTAATGAAACAACAAGAGGCTACCGCAAATACACCAAAAAGTGAGATCGGCTGGGGTCATCAGATACGCTCATACGTGCTTTTCCCTTATCAGCAGGTCAAAGACAACCGCTCAAATTTAGCATATAGTCAAACAGACGCAATACTTGATGGGGATATTAAAAAGCTAATAGAGGGTGTTTTGATAAGTCAAAAAAGTGGAGAATAA